A stretch of the Mesorhizobium huakuii genome encodes the following:
- the murJ gene encoding murein biosynthesis integral membrane protein MurJ, with amino-acid sequence MSLVKKFATVASGTLMSRALGFGREMLMAAALGTGPVADAFNAAFQFPNTFRRLFAEGAFNAAFVPLFAKEIETHGTDGAKRFSEEVFGVLFSALLALTIAMELAMPLIVRYLVAPGFADTPGKFETTVLLATIMFPYLICMSLAAMMAGMLNSLRRYFAAAIAPAFLNIILISVLGYAWYHGLDAHAVGFSLSWGVLAAGLVQLAIVWMAVRNAGIAIGFRRPKMTPNVKRLLILALPAAITGGITQINQLIGTAIASAQDSAVSSLAYADRVYQLPLGVVGVAVAIVLLPELSRALKSGNLIEAANLQNRSVEFTLFMTLPAAAALWVMAEPIVRLVYERGAFAANHSTPVVAAILAIFGLGLPAFVLIKAFTPGYFAREDTRTPMIFAAISVAVNVATALTLFPRMGAPGIAVASAVAGWVNALMLLAVLIRRGHWGRDAPLLKRIPRLVLSAVVMAVALYFAEHYFAARLGPGSPLVVKATTVLALVAGGALLYFITAFATGGADFGMIRRNVKRGSGKAAPPVAEAELDE; translated from the coding sequence ATGAGCCTCGTCAAGAAATTCGCCACCGTCGCTTCCGGCACGCTGATGAGCCGCGCACTCGGCTTCGGCCGAGAGATGCTGATGGCGGCAGCACTCGGCACCGGACCGGTCGCCGACGCCTTCAACGCCGCCTTCCAGTTCCCCAACACCTTTCGCCGGCTGTTCGCCGAAGGCGCCTTCAACGCCGCCTTCGTGCCGCTGTTTGCCAAGGAGATCGAAACGCACGGCACCGACGGCGCCAAGCGCTTTTCGGAGGAAGTGTTCGGCGTGCTGTTCTCGGCGCTTTTGGCGCTGACCATCGCCATGGAACTGGCGATGCCGCTGATCGTGCGCTACTTGGTGGCGCCGGGTTTCGCCGACACGCCGGGCAAGTTCGAGACGACCGTCCTGTTGGCGACGATCATGTTCCCGTACCTCATCTGCATGTCGCTCGCCGCCATGATGGCGGGCATGCTGAATTCGCTGCGCCGCTATTTCGCTGCGGCCATCGCGCCGGCGTTCCTCAACATCATCCTGATCAGTGTGCTTGGCTATGCCTGGTATCACGGGCTGGATGCCCATGCCGTCGGCTTCAGCCTGTCCTGGGGCGTGCTGGCGGCGGGGCTCGTGCAACTCGCCATCGTCTGGATGGCGGTCCGCAACGCCGGCATCGCGATCGGTTTCCGCCGGCCGAAGATGACGCCGAACGTCAAGCGCCTGCTGATCCTGGCGTTGCCGGCGGCGATCACCGGCGGCATCACCCAGATCAACCAGCTGATCGGCACGGCGATCGCGTCGGCGCAGGACAGCGCCGTCTCCTCGCTCGCCTATGCCGACCGCGTCTATCAGCTGCCGCTCGGTGTCGTCGGTGTGGCGGTGGCGATCGTGCTGTTGCCGGAACTGTCACGGGCGCTGAAGTCAGGCAATCTCATCGAGGCGGCCAATCTGCAGAACCGCTCCGTCGAGTTCACTCTGTTCATGACCTTGCCGGCGGCGGCGGCGCTCTGGGTGATGGCGGAGCCCATCGTGCGGCTGGTCTATGAGCGCGGTGCGTTCGCCGCCAACCATTCGACGCCTGTTGTGGCGGCGATCCTGGCGATCTTCGGCCTCGGCCTGCCAGCCTTCGTGCTGATCAAGGCCTTCACCCCCGGCTATTTCGCCCGCGAGGATACACGCACGCCGATGATCTTCGCCGCCATCTCCGTGGCGGTGAACGTCGCCACCGCGCTGACGCTGTTTCCCAGGATGGGAGCGCCAGGCATTGCGGTCGCCTCGGCCGTGGCCGGCTGGGTCAACGCGCTGATGCTGCTTGCCGTCTTGATCCGGCGCGGCCATTGGGGCCGCGATGCGCCGCTTTTGAAGCGCATTCCCCGGCTGGTGCTGTCGGCAGTTGTGATGGCTGTGGCGCTGTATTTCGCCGAGCATTATTTCGCGGCAAGGCTCGGGCCGGGCTCACCACTGGTCGTCAAGGCGACGACGGTGCTGGCGCTGGTGGCCGGCGGCGCACTGCTCTACTTCATCACCGCCTTTGCCACCGGTGGCGCCGATTTCGGCATGATCCGGCGCAACGTCAAGCGGGGATCGGGCAAAGCAGCACCACCGGTCGCAGAGGCCGAACTGGACGAATAG